One Streptomyces sp. NBC_01237 genomic region harbors:
- a CDS encoding nuclear transport factor 2 family protein, translating to MTAHEDAVQRYFTAWNTTGPEELEKAVAAAFTEDATYTDPLADVRGHDGLVAAISGAHQQFPGFGFRLTGTPDAHHDLVRFTWDLVSGADGSAPAAGFDVIRLDGDGRISSVSGFLDRVPGA from the coding sequence ATGACCGCACACGAGGACGCCGTTCAGCGCTACTTCACCGCCTGGAACACGACCGGGCCCGAGGAGCTGGAGAAGGCGGTGGCCGCCGCGTTCACCGAGGACGCCACCTACACCGACCCCCTGGCCGATGTCCGGGGGCACGACGGTCTGGTGGCCGCGATCAGCGGCGCGCATCAGCAGTTCCCCGGCTTCGGCTTTCGGCTGACCGGCACTCCGGACGCGCATCACGACCTCGTCCGCTTCACCTGGGACCTGGTCTCCGGGGCGGACGGCTCGGCGCCCGCCGCCGGGTTCGATGTGATCAGGCTGGACGGGGACGGGCGGATCAGCTCGGTCAGCGGCTTCCTGGACCGCGTGCCGGGAGCATGA
- a CDS encoding CDP-alcohol phosphatidyltransferase family protein, with the protein MGSTGTVLRELRGAQKTAKGVSLYSRYVNRPAGRVLAAGAHRAGLTPNQVTSISALFTFAAIASAALVEPSWGLGLAVWAGLVTGFAFDSADGQLARLTGKGGPDGEWLDHVVDCAKMILVHTAVLISFYRFGELPAVEWLLLPLGFLFVAVLTFCAGLLREQLGRAAARPAPAGGAAPVSRVRAVALLPADYGVFCLVFLLLGAPGVFRAGYAALAVVHAVFLVAFLVKWFRELRALRAD; encoded by the coding sequence ATGGGAAGCACGGGTACAGTGCTGCGCGAATTGCGCGGCGCACAGAAGACGGCCAAGGGCGTCTCGCTCTATTCGCGGTACGTGAACCGGCCGGCGGGGCGGGTACTCGCGGCGGGGGCCCATCGGGCGGGACTGACGCCCAATCAAGTGACGTCGATCAGCGCGTTGTTCACCTTCGCGGCCATTGCCTCGGCCGCCCTGGTCGAACCCTCGTGGGGGCTCGGACTCGCCGTCTGGGCGGGGCTGGTGACCGGCTTCGCCTTCGACTCGGCCGACGGGCAGCTCGCCCGGCTCACCGGGAAGGGCGGACCCGACGGTGAGTGGCTGGACCACGTCGTGGACTGCGCGAAGATGATCCTCGTCCACACCGCGGTACTGATCTCCTTCTACCGTTTCGGTGAACTGCCCGCAGTGGAGTGGCTGTTGCTGCCGCTGGGCTTCCTGTTCGTCGCGGTGCTCACCTTCTGCGCCGGACTGCTGCGCGAACAGCTGGGCCGGGCCGCCGCCCGGCCGGCCCCGGCCGGTGGCGCCGCACCGGTGTCCCGGGTGCGGGCCGTGGCGCTCCTGCCCGCGGACTACGGGGTGTTCTGCCTGGTGTTCCTGCTGCTCGGCGCACCCGGGGTGTTCCGGGCCGGGTACGCCGCGCTCGCCGTCGTGCACGCCGTGTTCCTGGTGGCGTTCCTCGTCAAGTGGTTCAGGGAGCTGAGAGCGCTCCGGGCTGACTGA
- a CDS encoding adenylyltransferase/cytidyltransferase family protein, with protein sequence MVQHRVGYAPGVYDLFHVGHLNILRHARSQCDYLVAGVVSDEMAALAKGHKPVIPLPERLEIVRSVRYVDAAFVETVPDKVETWQQVRFDVIFKGDDWRGTAKGKRLERDFAEVGVEVVYFPYTVHTSSTQLRRALDVLVSQPGALSAP encoded by the coding sequence ATGGTGCAGCACCGAGTCGGTTACGCGCCGGGGGTGTACGACCTGTTCCACGTCGGACACCTGAACATCCTTCGCCACGCCCGTAGTCAGTGCGACTACCTGGTCGCGGGGGTCGTCTCGGACGAGATGGCCGCCCTCGCCAAGGGCCACAAGCCGGTGATCCCGCTGCCCGAACGTCTGGAGATCGTACGCAGCGTCCGCTACGTGGACGCCGCGTTCGTCGAGACGGTGCCGGACAAGGTCGAGACCTGGCAGCAGGTCCGGTTCGACGTCATCTTCAAGGGCGACGACTGGCGGGGCACGGCGAAGGGGAAGCGGCTGGAGCGGGACTTCGCCGAAGTGGGCGTGGAGGTCGTCTACTTCCCGTACACCGTGCACACCTCCAGCACCCAGTTGCGGCGCGCGCTGGATGTCCTGGTCAGTCAGCCCGGAGCGCTCTCAGCTCCCTGA
- a CDS encoding glycosyltransferase, which yields MSAGDQHRPFENRRLLVVSTNYAPELTGIGPYATQLAEHWAASGARLQVLTGMPHYPSWRLDARYRGVWRATESREGVVVHRRRHYVPSRQTALRRAAFEASVLGHGLLAPPPGRPDAVIAQMPSLAGGVIGARIAHRHGVPYLPVVQDLMGAAAAQSGIRGGGRAASVAAAAERYALRGAALVGVIHESFVPGVRALGVDPARIRTVPNWTHVRVPTADRAATRARLGWAEGTPVLLHSGNMGLKQGLEVLVDAARRAPDVRVVLMGDGNQRDALRARAAGLANLDFLPPAGAGEFTDVLAAADVLAVTQRASVLDMSVPSKLTSYFVSGRPVVASVADGGGTADEVRRSGAGVLVGPEDPDALLAAVRKLAGDPATADALGAHGPRYVTHHLSREAGLARFDALLAELLGDVRHDAHGNASGNAQGSPPR from the coding sequence ATGTCCGCTGGCGACCAGCACAGGCCGTTCGAGAACCGCCGTCTTCTGGTGGTCTCGACCAACTACGCACCGGAGCTCACGGGCATCGGCCCGTACGCCACCCAGCTCGCCGAGCACTGGGCCGCCTCCGGCGCCCGGCTCCAGGTGCTCACCGGCATGCCGCACTACCCGTCGTGGCGCCTCGACGCCCGCTACCGGGGTGTGTGGCGGGCCACGGAGAGCCGTGAGGGCGTCGTCGTCCACCGCCGAAGACACTATGTGCCCTCCCGTCAGACGGCGCTGCGCAGGGCGGCGTTCGAGGCCAGTGTCCTCGGGCACGGGCTCCTCGCGCCGCCGCCCGGACGGCCGGACGCCGTGATCGCCCAGATGCCGAGCCTCGCGGGCGGTGTCATCGGCGCCCGGATCGCCCACCGCCACGGCGTCCCCTACCTCCCCGTCGTCCAGGACCTGATGGGCGCGGCGGCCGCGCAGAGCGGTATCCGGGGAGGCGGCCGGGCCGCCTCGGTCGCCGCTGCCGCCGAGCGCTACGCCCTGCGCGGCGCGGCACTCGTCGGGGTCATCCACGAGAGCTTCGTCCCCGGCGTCAGGGCGCTCGGTGTGGACCCCGCCCGCATCCGGACGGTGCCCAACTGGACCCATGTGCGGGTTCCGACCGCCGACCGGGCGGCCACCCGGGCCCGGCTGGGCTGGGCCGAGGGCACCCCGGTCCTGCTGCACTCCGGCAACATGGGCCTCAAGCAGGGGCTTGAAGTGCTGGTCGACGCGGCGCGCCGGGCACCGGACGTCCGGGTCGTGCTGATGGGCGACGGCAACCAGCGCGACGCGCTGCGCGCCCGCGCCGCGGGGCTGGCCAACCTCGACTTCCTGCCGCCTGCCGGAGCCGGGGAGTTCACCGACGTCCTCGCCGCCGCCGATGTCCTCGCGGTGACCCAGCGTGCCTCGGTCCTCGATATGAGCGTCCCGTCCAAACTCACCTCCTACTTCGTCTCGGGGCGCCCGGTCGTCGCCTCCGTCGCCGACGGGGGCGGCACCGCGGACGAGGTGCGCCGCTCGGGTGCCGGGGTGCTCGTCGGCCCCGAGGACCCGGACGCCCTGCTGGCCGCCGTACGCAAGCTCGCGGGGGACCCCGCCACGGCGGACGCGCTCGGCGCCCACGGACCGCGCTATGTCACCCACCACCTGAGCCGGGAGGCGGGACTGGCCCGCTTCGACGCCCTGCTGGCCGAGCTCCTCGGCGACGTACGGCACGACGCGCACGGAAACGCTTCAGGGAACGCACAAGGGAGCCCGCCCCGATGA
- a CDS encoding lipopolysaccharide biosynthesis protein, translated as MTHSIRALEEQDEPALLRDQFRQLLRYRSLLAAGVVVGLLGGGYLALAGEDTYTATGEVQVRTATADPFATGASADKGINIGSERQNAVSDTVGTLAAQTLAEQGDPVLPGQLLAGLQVTNPPNTLTLRFSYTGSTPAQAGVRAEALANAYLAHRKARTEESIANMAIGYRAQLEPLEDKRDLLEQQIGADEADDVSSARASLIVSISELTRKISELKALDTTPGYLNKKPVAPTRPTGAGLPLLLGLGGVLGLALGLLLSWVRLVFDPAVRSTRELVRSLGAPLLGTLPRERTATGSLLAIGRGGSRLAEEYRAVAFRLAYDPAFAQSRRLLVTAPRDDNTAAAAAAVNLAAAFAEMGRDVLLVEADLRTPSLARQLDLAAHGARPRWAHEGGGAWPAGSRANVDVPGSGAFALVAGAKVDNVPRALTSAPVGRIVAEADRPGAVVIVLAPPVLSYADAVALVDRVEGVMVVCDPREVHRSDLERIREIIGASGGSVLGALLHHPARGQLARTRRAKRQKSARRRTGGGPGAPVAGPASTGDPTETLGLRAYDLPAGRS; from the coding sequence ATGACGCATTCGATCCGAGCCCTGGAGGAACAGGACGAACCGGCGCTGCTGCGCGACCAGTTCCGCCAGCTCCTGCGCTACCGCTCGCTGCTGGCCGCCGGTGTCGTCGTCGGCCTCCTGGGCGGCGGCTACCTGGCCCTCGCCGGTGAGGACACCTACACCGCCACGGGCGAGGTCCAGGTCCGTACCGCCACCGCCGACCCCTTCGCCACCGGCGCCTCGGCGGACAAGGGCATCAACATCGGCTCCGAGCGGCAGAACGCCGTCAGTGACACCGTCGGCACCCTGGCCGCACAGACCCTGGCCGAGCAGGGCGACCCTGTCCTCCCCGGGCAACTGCTCGCCGGCCTCCAGGTCACCAACCCGCCCAACACCCTCACGCTCCGCTTCTCCTACACCGGCAGCACCCCCGCCCAGGCCGGCGTCCGCGCCGAGGCCCTCGCCAACGCCTACCTCGCCCACCGCAAGGCGCGCACCGAGGAGAGCATCGCGAACATGGCCATCGGCTACCGGGCCCAGCTCGAACCGCTGGAGGACAAGCGCGATCTGCTGGAGCAGCAGATCGGGGCGGACGAAGCCGACGACGTGAGCAGCGCCCGCGCAAGCCTCATCGTCTCCATCTCCGAACTCACCCGGAAAATTTCCGAGTTGAAGGCCCTGGACACCACCCCCGGCTATCTCAACAAGAAGCCCGTCGCCCCGACGCGGCCGACCGGAGCCGGTCTGCCGCTGCTGCTCGGACTCGGCGGCGTCCTCGGCCTCGCGCTCGGCCTGCTGCTCTCCTGGGTGCGTCTCGTCTTCGACCCGGCCGTCCGCTCCACCCGCGAACTCGTCCGCTCCCTCGGCGCCCCGCTGCTCGGCACCCTGCCCCGCGAACGCACGGCCACGGGCTCCCTGCTCGCGATCGGCCGCGGCGGCAGCAGGCTCGCCGAGGAGTACCGGGCGGTGGCGTTCCGGCTCGCCTACGACCCGGCGTTCGCCCAGAGCCGCCGTCTGCTGGTCACCGCGCCCCGCGACGACAACACGGCAGCGGCAGCGGCGGCGGTCAACCTGGCCGCCGCCTTCGCCGAGATGGGCCGCGACGTGCTCCTCGTCGAGGCCGATCTGCGCACCCCGTCGCTGGCCCGCCAACTGGACCTGGCGGCCCACGGCGCCCGGCCCCGCTGGGCCCACGAGGGCGGCGGCGCCTGGCCCGCGGGCAGCCGCGCCAACGTCGACGTCCCCGGCTCCGGCGCCTTCGCCCTGGTGGCCGGGGCCAAGGTGGACAACGTGCCGCGCGCCCTGACCTCCGCGCCCGTCGGCCGTATCGTCGCCGAGGCCGACCGGCCCGGAGCCGTGGTCATCGTCCTCGCCCCCCCCGTCCTGTCGTACGCCGACGCGGTCGCCCTGGTGGACCGGGTGGAGGGCGTCATGGTCGTCTGCGACCCGCGCGAGGTGCACCGCAGCGACCTGGAACGCATCCGCGAGATCATCGGCGCGTCCGGCGGCTCCGTGCTCGGCGCCCTGCTGCACCACCCCGCCCGCGGCCAACTCGCCCGCACGCGGCGCGCCAAGCGGCAGAAGTCCGCACGCCGCCGCACCGGCGGCGGTCCGGGCGCTCCCGTCGCCGGACCCGCGTCCACCGGCGACCCCACCGAGACCCTCGGCCTGCGCGCCTACGACCTGCCCGCCGGGCGTTCATGA
- a CDS encoding glycosyltransferase: MKILHVVTLHTPDHAFGGPTRVALNLSKIQRADGDDARIMALGDGFGDGELPREVEGVPVHLFRARHLLPRFEVSGITSGALLLAARRMMRGADLVHIHLMRDLVTLPAALLALATRTPLVLQTHGMVDPTENRVARLTDLLGVRTVLRRADAVLHLTETERLDVNAVAAPVPLTRTVRLVNGVRPQERKPARDPDRPPTVLFLARIQERKRPEDFVGAMPTVLAAYPDARFVLAGPDTGALPGTLELARRLGVSDSLDHVGPLGHEEVLAAGREADVYVLPSIEEPLGVSVLEAMSVGTPVVITRTCGLGPDVARAGAGRVIDSRVGEDAANAEKVAAAILALLEPGANEAAGKAAWELVGEDFTIGVVTAALRRTYEDVVRRRAG, encoded by the coding sequence GTGAAGATCCTGCACGTCGTCACACTGCACACCCCGGACCACGCCTTCGGCGGCCCGACCCGGGTGGCGCTCAACCTGTCGAAGATCCAGCGCGCGGACGGCGACGACGCCCGCATCATGGCCCTGGGCGACGGCTTCGGCGACGGCGAACTGCCGCGCGAGGTCGAGGGAGTTCCCGTCCACCTCTTCCGGGCCCGTCATCTGCTGCCCAGGTTCGAGGTCAGCGGCATCACCTCCGGCGCGCTGCTGCTGGCCGCCCGCCGCATGATGCGGGGCGCCGACCTCGTGCACATCCATCTGATGCGCGACCTGGTGACCCTGCCCGCCGCCCTGCTCGCCCTGGCCACCCGCACCCCGCTGGTCCTCCAGACACACGGCATGGTCGACCCGACCGAGAACAGGGTCGCCCGGCTCACCGATCTGCTGGGGGTGCGGACGGTACTGCGCCGCGCCGATGCCGTACTGCATCTGACGGAGACCGAGCGCCTCGATGTGAACGCCGTCGCCGCGCCCGTCCCGCTCACCCGCACCGTACGGCTGGTCAACGGGGTGCGCCCGCAGGAGCGCAAGCCCGCACGCGACCCGGACCGGCCCCCGACCGTCCTCTTCCTCGCCCGGATCCAGGAACGCAAGCGGCCGGAGGACTTCGTCGGTGCGATGCCGACCGTCCTGGCGGCGTATCCCGACGCGCGCTTCGTGCTGGCGGGACCGGACACCGGCGCCCTTCCCGGAACCCTGGAACTGGCCCGCAGGCTCGGGGTGTCGGACTCCCTGGACCATGTCGGACCGCTCGGCCACGAGGAGGTCCTCGCCGCCGGGCGGGAGGCGGACGTCTATGTGCTGCCGTCGATCGAGGAACCGCTCGGGGTCTCCGTGCTCGAAGCCATGTCCGTCGGTACACCCGTCGTCATCACCCGCACCTGCGGCCTCGGCCCCGATGTGGCACGAGCGGGGGCCGGCCGGGTGATCGACAGCCGGGTGGGCGAGGACGCGGCCAACGCGGAGAAGGTCGCCGCGGCGATCCTCGCCCTCCTGGAGCCCGGCGCCAACGAGGCGGCGGGAAAGGCGGCCTGGGAGCTGGTCGGTGAGGACTTCACCATCGGCGTCGTGACCGCCGCTCTCCGGCGGACCTACGAGGACGTGGTCCGCCGGAGGGCCGGCTGA
- a CDS encoding glycosyltransferase family 2 protein: MTRLPIAVAIPTKNEGLNIAEAVKSVLGHFEAVVVVDSHSTDDTAKIAEECGAEVITYTWDGGHPRKKQWCLDHVRTDLDWILLLDGDERLSPGLLAELREIFADPAAPKPAAYDIPLGYWFSGKRLKHGYTIRKRSLTDRTRCHYPEVGDLDAPGIGEVEGHYQPVAPTAGSLRSPIEHQDLDPVTAWFERHNRYSDWEAWLEHHPDVKEQVRKVKSRQGQLFHKAPFKPLVSFAYMYLYRRGFMDGRAGFDFALAMSFYRWQIALKSRENHSG, encoded by the coding sequence ATGACCAGACTGCCGATCGCCGTGGCGATCCCCACGAAGAACGAGGGCCTGAACATCGCCGAGGCGGTGAAGTCGGTGCTCGGCCACTTCGAGGCGGTCGTCGTCGTGGACTCCCACAGCACCGACGACACGGCGAAGATCGCCGAGGAGTGCGGGGCCGAGGTGATCACCTACACCTGGGACGGAGGGCATCCGCGCAAGAAGCAGTGGTGCCTGGACCATGTCCGCACGGACCTGGACTGGATTCTCCTGCTGGACGGCGACGAACGGCTCAGCCCCGGTCTGCTGGCGGAACTGCGGGAGATCTTCGCCGATCCGGCGGCACCGAAACCCGCGGCATATGACATACCACTGGGCTACTGGTTCTCCGGGAAGCGGCTGAAGCACGGCTACACCATCCGCAAGCGGTCCCTGACCGACCGCACCCGCTGCCACTATCCGGAGGTCGGGGACCTCGACGCGCCCGGGATCGGGGAGGTCGAGGGCCACTACCAGCCGGTCGCCCCGACCGCGGGCTCACTCCGCAGTCCCATCGAGCACCAGGACCTCGATCCGGTCACCGCCTGGTTCGAGCGGCACAACCGGTACTCCGACTGGGAGGCATGGCTGGAGCACCACCCCGACGTCAAGGAGCAGGTGCGGAAGGTCAAGTCCCGGCAGGGGCAGCTCTTCCACAAGGCGCCGTTCAAGCCGCTGGTGTCGTTCGCGTACATGTACCTCTACCGGCGGGGCTTCATGGACGGGCGGGCGGGCTTCGACTTCGCACTGGCGATGAGCTTCTACCGCTGGCAGATCGCGCTCAAGTCACGGGAGAACCACTCGGGTTGA
- a CDS encoding LamG domain-containing protein codes for MMNGSTGRSPGRRGRVRAAAIALCLLAAVLTTNAVTASRTAALTPPVSITADDLTTWQTNGIVWTMAARDGVVYAGGTFSTVRPPEAAPGTAERPAVNFAAFDAATGEPTGCTLSFTQSSGTATVRALTLSPDGATLYAGGQFGAVNGVGVSNIAAIDTATCTPRDDFKISVSATVRALAVTDGTVYLGGDFNSVGGQTRNKFAAVTTGADLLPFKANADEVARAVEVTPDGRHVLLGGDFFTVNGTKSHALAVVDATTGALTKSYPGFIPDTSTVQDLTTDATGFYTANEGTGGGVFDGRIAIDLDDFQQRWRDTCLGATQALLIHSGVLYSGSHAHDCSSMGEFPDQERKHLLAQSVDDPKLLPWFPDTNDGIGEPVGPRSMSQTDSGGRHYLWVGGEFTTVNGSPQQGLTRFSDGADTGAPWVPNVSLSTVTPDRITVNWQTSFDTDDGQLTYRIYKDGASTPVHTTTGYSLFWDRPQLTWADTDVAAGETHSYRITASDGTNTSAKSPAQSATVATATHRYPARVLADGASLYWRYDEGSATFAADTGSALSNGFLRNGPAYRQTPAAISGDSTAIGFNGLDEYVYGNKRYAQPTRFSAETWIKTTTTRGGKIIGFANKIMQNSTTFDKHVYMRNDGRLVFGVRSGSIRTVTTTGAYNDGKWHHVVATQGTGGMALYVDGQLRASNLLYTANESYPGYWRVGGDNLSGWPNRPTSNYFAGQIDETAVYPTALSASQVSAHYALRNG; via the coding sequence ATGATGAACGGAAGTACGGGGCGAAGCCCTGGGAGACGCGGCCGAGTGCGGGCCGCCGCCATCGCCCTCTGCCTGCTGGCCGCAGTCCTGACCACGAACGCGGTCACCGCCTCCCGGACGGCCGCGCTGACCCCGCCGGTGTCGATCACCGCGGACGATCTCACCACCTGGCAGACCAACGGGATCGTCTGGACGATGGCCGCGAGGGACGGTGTCGTGTACGCGGGCGGCACCTTCTCCACCGTGCGTCCGCCGGAGGCCGCGCCGGGCACCGCCGAACGGCCGGCCGTCAACTTCGCGGCGTTCGACGCGGCGACCGGGGAGCCGACCGGCTGCACCCTCTCGTTCACGCAGTCGTCGGGGACCGCGACCGTACGGGCGCTGACTCTCTCGCCGGACGGCGCAACCCTGTACGCGGGGGGCCAGTTCGGTGCGGTGAACGGCGTCGGGGTCAGCAACATCGCGGCGATCGACACCGCGACCTGCACCCCGCGCGACGATTTCAAGATCTCCGTCTCGGCGACCGTGCGGGCGCTCGCCGTCACCGACGGGACCGTCTATCTGGGCGGGGACTTCAACAGCGTGGGCGGTCAGACCCGGAACAAGTTCGCCGCCGTCACCACGGGCGCGGATCTGCTGCCGTTCAAGGCGAACGCGGACGAGGTGGCACGGGCGGTCGAGGTGACCCCGGACGGCCGGCACGTGCTGCTCGGCGGGGACTTCTTCACCGTCAACGGCACCAAGTCGCACGCCCTGGCCGTGGTCGACGCCACCACCGGCGCGCTGACCAAGAGCTATCCCGGTTTCATCCCGGACACCTCCACGGTCCAGGACCTGACGACCGACGCCACCGGCTTCTACACGGCCAACGAAGGCACCGGCGGCGGTGTCTTCGACGGCAGGATCGCGATCGACCTGGACGACTTCCAGCAGCGGTGGCGCGACACCTGCCTCGGGGCGACACAGGCGCTGCTGATCCACTCGGGCGTGCTGTACAGCGGCAGTCACGCCCACGACTGCTCCAGCATGGGCGAGTTCCCGGACCAGGAGCGCAAGCACCTGCTGGCCCAGTCGGTCGACGACCCCAAGCTGCTGCCGTGGTTCCCGGACACGAACGACGGCATCGGGGAGCCGGTGGGGCCCCGGTCGATGTCCCAGACGGACAGCGGAGGCCGCCACTACCTCTGGGTCGGCGGGGAGTTCACCACGGTCAACGGCTCGCCCCAGCAGGGGCTGACCCGGTTCTCCGACGGGGCGGACACCGGAGCGCCCTGGGTGCCCAACGTCAGTCTCTCCACGGTCACTCCGGACCGGATCACCGTCAACTGGCAGACCAGCTTCGACACCGACGACGGCCAGCTGACCTACCGGATCTACAAGGACGGGGCGAGCACCCCCGTACACACCACGACGGGCTACTCGCTGTTCTGGGACCGGCCGCAGCTCACCTGGGCGGACACCGATGTGGCGGCGGGCGAGACCCACTCGTACCGGATCACCGCGAGCGACGGCACCAACACGAGCGCCAAGTCCCCGGCGCAGTCGGCCACCGTGGCGACCGCCACGCACCGCTACCCGGCGCGGGTGCTGGCGGACGGGGCCTCGCTGTACTGGCGCTACGACGAGGGCTCCGCGACCTTCGCCGCCGACACGGGCAGCGCGCTGAGCAACGGGTTCCTGCGCAACGGTCCGGCCTACCGGCAGACCCCGGCCGCCATCTCCGGTGACTCCACGGCGATCGGCTTCAACGGCCTCGACGAGTACGTGTACGGCAACAAGCGCTACGCGCAGCCCACCCGCTTCTCCGCGGAGACCTGGATCAAGACCACCACCACCCGCGGCGGGAAGATCATCGGGTTCGCGAACAAGATCATGCAGAACAGCACCACGTTCGACAAGCACGTCTACATGCGCAACGACGGGCGGCTGGTCTTCGGCGTACGCAGCGGGAGCATCCGCACCGTCACCACGACCGGTGCGTACAACGACGGCAAGTGGCACCATGTCGTGGCCACCCAGGGCACCGGCGGCATGGCGCTGTACGTCGACGGGCAGCTGCGCGCGTCGAACTTGCTGTACACGGCCAACGAGAGCTACCCGGGTTACTGGCGGGTCGGCGGCGACAACCTGTCCGGCTGGCCGAACCGTCCGACCAGCAACTACTTCGCCGGTCAGATCGACGAGACCGCCGTCTACCCGACCGCGCTGAGCGCTTCGCAGGTCAGCGCGCACTACGCCCTGAGGAATGGCTGA
- the gmd gene encoding GDP-mannose 4,6-dehydratase, whose amino-acid sequence MAKTAFITGVTGQDGSYLAELLLDKGYTVHGLIRRSSSFNTERIDHIYQGPEEADRSFVLHHADLADGVALVNLLRDIRPDEVYNLGAQSHVRVSFDAPLYTGDVTGLGAVRLLEAVRASGIETRIYQASSSEMFGASPPPQNEHTPFHPRSPYSVAKAYAYWATVNYREAYGMFAVNGILFNHESPRRGETFVTRKITRGVARIRAGLQDRLHLGNLDAVRDWGYAPEYVDAMWRMLQCDTPDDYVVATGEGVSVRQFLEFAFEHAGLDWREHVRHDPKYERPSEVDALIGDASKAEELLGWKPVVRSRELARIMVDADIRQLSDQLTGAAVRVDR is encoded by the coding sequence GTGGCGAAGACCGCGTTCATCACCGGCGTGACCGGCCAGGACGGTTCGTATCTGGCCGAGTTGCTGCTCGACAAGGGGTACACGGTCCACGGGCTGATACGTCGCTCGTCGAGCTTCAACACCGAGCGGATCGATCACATCTACCAGGGCCCCGAGGAGGCGGACCGCTCGTTCGTGCTGCATCACGCCGATCTGGCGGACGGCGTCGCGCTGGTGAATCTGCTGCGCGACATCCGGCCCGACGAGGTCTACAACCTCGGTGCGCAGTCGCACGTCCGGGTCTCGTTCGACGCCCCGCTGTACACCGGCGATGTCACCGGGCTCGGCGCCGTCCGGCTGCTGGAGGCGGTCCGGGCCAGCGGCATCGAGACCCGGATCTACCAGGCGTCGTCCTCCGAGATGTTCGGCGCCAGCCCGCCGCCGCAGAACGAGCACACCCCGTTCCATCCGCGCAGCCCGTACAGCGTCGCCAAGGCGTACGCATACTGGGCTACGGTCAACTACCGTGAGGCGTATGGAATGTTCGCGGTCAACGGCATTCTGTTCAACCATGAGTCCCCGCGCCGCGGCGAGACCTTCGTGACCCGGAAGATCACGCGCGGGGTCGCCCGGATCAGGGCCGGTCTCCAGGACCGGCTCCACCTGGGCAATCTCGACGCGGTACGGGACTGGGGGTACGCCCCCGAGTATGTGGACGCCATGTGGCGGATGCTCCAGTGCGACACCCCGGACGACTATGTGGTGGCCACCGGCGAGGGGGTCAGCGTCCGGCAGTTCCTGGAATTCGCCTTCGAGCACGCGGGCCTGGACTGGCGGGAGCATGTGCGCCACGACCCGAAGTACGAGCGCCCGAGCGAGGTCGACGCACTGATCGGGGACGCGTCCAAGGCGGAGGAACTGCTCGGCTGGAAGCCCGTCGTGAGGTCGCGGGAGCTGGCCCGGATCATGGTGGACGCGGACATCCGGCAGCTGAGCGACCAGCTCACCGGGGCCGCCGTGCGGGTGGACCGGTGA
- a CDS encoding GDP-L-fucose synthase family protein encodes MTTDLPGPPQEPVRPLLRPGSRIFVAGHRGLVGSALVRRLTAEGHEVLTRGRELLDLREAAPTEAYLRDSRPDAVVLAAAKVGGIMANSTSPVQFLEDNLRIQLSVIAGAHTAGTGRLLFLGSSCIYPKHAPQPIREDALLTGPLEPTNEAYALAKIAGITQIQAYRRQYGAAYISAMPTNLYGPGDNFDLETSHVLPALIRRFHEAKRDNAPEVTLWGSGSPRREFLHVDDLAAACVRLLESYDSDEPVNIGCGQDLTIRELAETVREVTGYQGRIAWDVSKPDGTPRKLLDVSRLSSIGFTPQIPLKDGIARTYAWWLGRSAPPA; translated from the coding sequence ATGACGACCGATCTCCCCGGCCCTCCCCAGGAACCCGTCCGCCCCCTACTGCGCCCCGGCTCCCGCATATTCGTGGCGGGTCACCGCGGTCTCGTCGGCTCGGCACTGGTGCGCCGCCTCACCGCCGAAGGCCATGAGGTGCTCACCCGCGGCCGCGAACTGCTCGATCTGCGCGAGGCGGCGCCGACCGAGGCGTATCTGCGCGACAGCCGGCCGGACGCCGTCGTCCTGGCCGCCGCCAAGGTCGGCGGGATCATGGCCAACAGCACTTCTCCGGTGCAGTTCCTGGAGGACAACCTCCGCATCCAGCTCAGCGTGATCGCCGGAGCGCACACCGCCGGGACCGGGCGGCTGCTGTTCCTCGGGTCCTCCTGCATCTACCCCAAGCACGCCCCCCAGCCGATCCGCGAGGACGCGCTGCTCACCGGCCCGCTGGAGCCGACCAACGAGGCGTACGCCCTGGCCAAGATCGCCGGAATCACCCAGATCCAGGCGTACCGGAGGCAGTACGGCGCCGCGTACATCAGCGCCATGCCCACCAATCTCTACGGGCCCGGCGACAACTTCGACCTGGAGACCTCGCACGTCCTGCCCGCACTGATCCGCCGCTTCCACGAGGCGAAGCGGGACAACGCGCCCGAGGTCACCCTGTGGGGCTCCGGAAGCCCCCGCCGCGAGTTCCTCCACGTCGACGACCTCGCCGCCGCCTGCGTACGGCTGCTGGAGAGCTACGACAGCGACGAACCCGTCAACATCGGCTGCGGCCAGGACCTCACCATCCGGGAACTCGCCGAAACGGTCCGGGAGGTGACGGGGTATCAAGGACGGATCGCCTGGGACGTCTCGAAGCCGGACGGGACCCCGCGCAAACTCCTCGACGTCTCCCGGCTGTCCTCGATCGGCTTCACACCGCAGATCCCGCTGAAGGACGGCATCGCCCGCACGTACGCCTGGTGGCTCGGCCGGTCCGCCCCCCCGGCCTGA